Proteins encoded by one window of Lycium barbarum isolate Lr01 chromosome 11, ASM1917538v2, whole genome shotgun sequence:
- the LOC132618898 gene encoding heavy metal-associated isoprenylated plant protein 41-like has translation MKTKVVVNVSVNGGQSRPSNWKHIFCCLVQDTSCKDKAMTIATTLPGVEKVSIEAANNLLTVIGVGIDTVELVNILRKKVGCATIVSVGPEVEK, from the exons ATGAAG ACAAAGGTGGTTGTTAATGTATCAGTGAATGGAGGTCAATCTCGTCCAAGTAATTGGAAGCACATTTTTTGTTGCCTGGTTCAAGACACTTCATGCAAGGATAAGGCCATGACAATTGCAACAACTTTACCAG GGGTGGAGAAAGTAAGTATAGAAGCAGCAAATAACTTGTTGACAGTCATAGGAGTGGGAATAGACACAGTAGAGCTGGTGAATATACTTAGGAAGAAAGTTGGATGTGCCACTATTGTGAGTGTTGGTCCAGAGGTTGAAAAGTAG